A genomic segment from Candidatus Hydrogenedentota bacterium encodes:
- a CDS encoding HAD-IA family hydrolase, producing the protein MTQKKYALIFDMDGVLADTEPLIARASIDMFRELYGVELTAEDFRPFIGTGAVRYVEGPAEKIGLKIDLKRALEVRFRNFSALLDAGECRPCPGAIELVRAAADSGEWNLAIATSSPTDKANVTLNAIQAPVDKFDVIITGDMVTHKKPHPEIYIAAQNAVGLPCSQCLVVEDAVTGVQSAKSANLRCLAVTSSFRASDLSLADCIVDSLEHVTLDTLRKVLE; encoded by the coding sequence ATGACTCAGAAAAAGTATGCGCTGATTTTCGACATGGACGGCGTCCTTGCGGACACCGAGCCGTTGATTGCGCGGGCAAGTATCGACATGTTTCGCGAATTGTACGGCGTGGAACTGACGGCCGAAGATTTTCGTCCGTTCATTGGCACGGGCGCGGTCCGCTACGTTGAAGGCCCCGCCGAGAAGATTGGACTCAAGATCGACCTTAAGAGAGCGTTGGAAGTACGCTTCCGTAATTTCTCTGCACTCTTGGACGCGGGCGAATGTCGTCCGTGCCCCGGCGCGATCGAACTCGTGCGCGCCGCGGCAGATAGCGGCGAGTGGAACCTTGCCATCGCCACGTCTAGTCCGACGGATAAGGCCAACGTCACGCTTAACGCGATTCAGGCGCCGGTCGACAAATTCGACGTCATCATCACCGGTGACATGGTGACGCACAAGAAGCCGCATCCGGAAATCTACATCGCAGCGCAAAATGCGGTGGGCCTCCCCTGCTCTCAGTGCTTGGTCGTCGAAGACGCCGTCACGGGCGTGCAATCGGCGAAATCGGCCAATCTCCGTTGTCTGGCGGTGACGTCGAGTTTCCGCGCGAGTGACTTGAGCCTCGCGGATTGCATTGTGGACTCCCTTGAGCACGTGACACTAGACACGTTGCGGAAGGTGTTGGAGTGA